TGCCGCCGCCGATGACGATTACATCCATGTTCGATTCGATGTCGGGCGCCGCATCCGGCCCGATTGAGGATCTTGCGTGGCAGGCCGTGCGCGGCCCGGTGAAGCGCGCATGATAGCGCCAAATGAAGCGCGCCGGCCGATCCGGTGCGCGCGGCGGCGGCGCCGGGCCGGCGTGCGGGGCACACGCGAGCGGCCGTTAGGCGGGCGACTTCCGGGTATAATTACGGCCTTCCTTACGCCCCACGTCGCCAGCTTGCGCGACTCATCGACGTCAGTCCAGCCCATGGCTCACTTCTCGTGTTTTCCCGGTGCTTCGGCGCTTTCCGATTTCCGTCAAACCCGCCTGCTCGACGCGCTCAAGCAAATCGACGGCGACATCGTCGCGGTCCGCGGCCAGTATTTGCATTTCGTCAACGCGCATGAGCCGCTCACCGCCGACGACGAAGCGCGCATCGGCGCGCTGATGCATTACGGCGCGCCGTTCGAGCCCGCCGCCGAGAAGGGCGCGACCGAGACCTTCGTCGTGCTGCCGCGCTTCGGCACCGTGTCGCCGTGGGCGAGCAAGGCGACCGACATCGCGCAGCACTGCGGCCTCGCGCGCGTGCGCCGGATCGAGCGCGGGATCGAGTTCACGGTGACGCTGAAGGCGGGCATCCTCGGCGTCGGCGCGAAGAAGGCGCTCGCCGCCGACGCGCGCGCGGCGGTCGCGGCCGCGCTGCACGACCGGATGACGGAAAGCGTCGTCGCGTCGCGCGACGACGCGCGGCACCTGTTCGACGAACTGCCGGCCAAGCCGCTCGCGACGGTCGACGTGCTCGCCCATGGCCGCACCGCGCTCGAGCGCGCGAACGTCGAACTGGGCCTCGCGCTCGCCGACGACGAGATCGACTACCTCGTCGACGCGTTCGTCAAGCTCGAGCGCAACCCGACCGACGTCGAACTGATGATGTTCGCGCAGGCGAACAGCGAGCACTGCCGCCACAAGATCTTCAACGCGCAGTGGACGATCGACGGGCAGGCGCAGGACATGTCGCTGTTCGCGATGATCCGCAATACGGAAAAGATGAGCCCGCAAGGCACGATCGTCGCGTATTCGGACAATTCGTCGATCATGATGGGCGCGCAGGCGGAGCGCTGGTTCCCGCGCGGCGCGAACGCGGGCGGCGAGCCCGGCGAGCGCTACGGCCGCCACACCGAGCTCACGCACACGCTGATGAAGGTCGAGACGCACAACCATCCGACCGCGATCTCGCCGTTCCCGGGCGCCGCGACGGGCGCGGGCGGCGAGATCCGCGACGAGGGTGCGACGGGCCGCGGCGCGCGGCCGAAGGCGGGCCTCACGGGCTTCACGGTGTCGAATCTTGATCTGCCGGGCGCGCGCGAACCCTGGGAAAACGCGCGCGACGCCGCGCAGCCGCTGGCGGCGCGCGACGCGAACGAGCCGCATGCGCCGTACGGCCGCCCGGACCGGATCGCGTCGCCGCTGTCGATCATGATCGACGGCCCGCTCGGCGGCGCCGCGTTCAACAACGAATTCGGCCGCCCGAACCTCGGCGGCTACTTCCGCGTGTACGAGCAGAACGTCGGCGGCCAGGTGCGCGGCTATCACAAGCCGATCATGATCGCGGGCGGCATCGGCAACATCTCGGACGCGCACACGCACAAGCATGACGTGCCGGCCGGCTCGCTGCTGATCCAGATCGGCGGCCCCGGCATGCGGATCGGCATGGGCGGCGGCGCGGCGAGCTCGATGGCCACCGGCGCGAACACGGCCGAGCTCGATTTCGATTCCGTCCAGCGCGGCAACCCGGAGATCGAGCGCCGCGCGCAGGAAGTGATCAACGGCTGCTGGCAGCTCGGCGAGCAAAATCCGATTCTCAGCATTCACGATGTGGGCGCGGGCGGCCTGTCGAACGCGTTCCCCGAGATCGTCGACGGCGCGGGCAAGGGCGCGCGCTTCGAGCTGCGCAAGGTCGCGCTCGAGGAATCGGGCCTGTCGCCGCGCGAGATCTGGTCGAACGAGGCGCAGGAGCGCTACGTGCTGGCGATCGCGCCCGCCGATCTGCCGCGCTTCGAGGCGATCTGCGCGCGCGAGCGCTGCCCGTTCTCGGTCGTCGGCGTCGCGACCGACGAGCGCCGGCTTCAGCTCGTCGACGACGAGGCGGCGGGCGCGGCCGAGTATCCGGTCGACATGCCGATGGAAGTGCTGCTCGGCAAGCCGCCGCGGATGCACCGCGACGTGAAGCGCGTCGCCGTCGAGCGCGCGGGCGTCGACGTGACGGGCCTCTCGCTCGCCGACATCGCGCGCGACGTGCTCAAGCACCCGACCGTCGCGAGCAAGTCGTTCCTCATCACGATCGGCGACCGCACGGTCGGCGGCACGTCGGTGCGCGACCAGATGGTCGGCCCGTGGCAGGTGCCCGTCGCCGATTGCGCGGTCACGGCGCTCGACTACGCGGGCTTCGCGGGCGAGGCGATGACGATGGCCGAGCGCACGCCGCTCGCCGTGATCGACGCGCCGGCATCGGGCCGCATGGCGGTGGGCGAGGCGATCACGAACATCGCCGCCGCGCCGATCGCGTCGCTCGACAAGCTGAAGCTGTCCGCCAACTGGATGGCCGCGTGCGGCACCGAGGGCGAGGACGCGAAGCTCTTCGACACGGTCAAGGCGATCGGCATGGAGCTGTGCCCGGCGCTCGGCATCGGCATCCCGGTCGGCAAGGATTCGCTGTCGATGAAGACGAAGTGGGACGAGAACGGCGTCGCCAAGGAAGTCGTCTCGCCGGTGTCGCTGATCATCTCGGCGTTCGCGCCCGTCGAAGACGTGCGCCGCCATCTGACGCCGCAACTGCGCCGCGTCGCCGACGTCGGCGCGAGCGTGCTGATCGCGATCGACCTCGGCCGCGGCAAGCATCGCCTCGGCGGCAGCATTCTCGCGCAGGTCACGCAGCAGGTCGGCGACGACACGCCGGATGTCGACGATCCCGAGGATCTGAAGCGCTTCTTCGCGGCGATCCAGTCGCTCAACGCGCGGAACCTGCTGCTCGCGTATCACGACCGCTCGGACGGCGGCCTGTGGGCGACCGTCTGCGAAATGGCGTTCGCGGGGCACGCGGGCGTGTCGCTGAACGTCGACATGCTCACGCTCGATCCGCAGCACGAATCCGACTACGGCGACGCGAAGGACTGGGCGAAGCAGACGAGCGGCCGCCGCGAGGACCGCACGATTCGCGCGCTCTTCTCGGAGGAGCTCGGCGCGGTCGTCCAGGTGCGCGCGGCGGACCGCGACGCGGTGCTCGGCGCGCTGCGCGAGCAGGGCTTGTCCGCGTGCTCGCACGTGATCGGCGCGGTCAACGAGACCGACGTGATCGAGGTGTACCGCGACGCGAAGAAAATCTACGAAGCGCCGCGCGTCGAACTGCAGCGCGCGTGGAGCGAGGTGAGCTGGCGGATCGCGCGGCTGCGTGACAACCCGGCCTGCGCGGACGCCGAATACGACGCGCTCCTCGACGCCGGCGATCCGGGCCTCGCGCCGGTGCTGACGTTCGATCCGGCGGAGGACATCGCCGCGCCGTTCATCGCGACGGGCGCGCGTCCGCGCGTCGCGATCCTGCGCGAGCAGGGCGTGAACTCGCATCTGGAGACCGCGTACGCGTTCGACCGCGCGGGCTTCGACGCGCACGACGTCCACATGAGCGACCTGCTCGCCGGCCGCGCGACGCTCGCCGATTTCGCGGGCGCGGTAGCGTGCGGCGGCTTCTCGTACGGCGACGTGCTGGGCGCGGGCGAAGGCTGGGCGAAGACGATCCGCTTCAACGACAAGCTCGCGGACATGTTCGCCGCGTTCTTCGCGCGTCCCGACACGTTCGCGCTCGGCATCTGCAATGGCTGCCAGATGATGTCGAGCCTCGCGTCGATGATCCCGGGCGCGGATGCATGGCCGAAGTTCACGCGCAACAAGTCCGAGCAGTTCGAGGCGCGCTTCTCGCTCGTCGAAGTGCAAGGCTCGCCGTCGATCTTCTTCGCCGGCATGGAAGGCTCGCGGATTCCGGTCGCGGTCGCGCACGGCGAAGGCTATGCGGACTTCTCGCAGCAGGGCGATCAAAGCCGCGTCGCGGTCGCGATGCGCTACGTCGATCATCGCGGCGAAGCGACCGAACGCTATCCGTTCAACCCGAACGGCTCGCCTGCGGGCATCACGTCGGTGACGACGGCGGACGGCCGCTTCACGGTGCTGATGCCGCACATGGAGCGCGTCCATCGCACGGTGACGATGAGCTGGCATCCGGAGGGCTGGGGCGAAGCGAGCCCGTGGCTGCGCGTGTTCCGCAACGCGCGCCGCTGGATCGGCTGAAGCGAAAGCCGCGCGGCGCGGCAAGTGGGTGTCGCCCGACGCGGCGCCCAACGCGTGCTCGATCGATCGCCGCGAAACGATGCGGCGATCGCCGTCGAGCCGTCTGCCGCCGCTCGCGGGCGACGCGCTTCGGCACCGGCGCATCGCGCATCGCGTTTCGCGTCGAACAGGATTCACGGCAAATAAAAAACCGCTCCGAGGGAGCGGTTTTTTTTACGAATCTCGACCGCGCGCAACGCGCGGCGTCGAAGCCGGCGCGCGCGACTCGCGTTTACTGGATCTTCGCTTGCTGACGCAGGCCTTCCTCGAACGCCTGCAGCTTCTGCTGGACCATCTGCTGCGCGATCTGCTGCTTGACCTGCTCGAACGGCGGCGGCGTGATGTTGCGGATGTCGTCGACGCGGATGATGTGCCAGCCGAACTGCGTCTTCACCGGCGTATCCGTCATCTGGCCTTTTTGCAGATGCTGCGCGGCCGCCGCGAACTCGGGCACGTACGCCTTCGGATCGGACCAGTCGAGATCGCCGCCGTTCTTCGCCGAGCCCGGGTCCTTCGAGTATTGCTTCGCGAGATCCTCGAACTTCGCGCCGCCCTTGATCTTCGCGATCAGGTCCTTCGCCTGCTGCTCGTTGTCGACGAGGATGTGATGCAGGTGATATTCGCGGCCCCCGGCGTTCTTCACGAGATCGTCGTAGCGCGCCTTCAGCTCGGTGTCGCTCGGCTGGTTCTTCTTCAGGAAATCCTCGATCAGCGCGCGCAGCACCGCGGTCTGCTGCGCGACGACGATCTGCGCCTTCACGTCCGGACGATTCGGAATGCCGCGCTTGATCGCTTCCTGCATCAGGATCTCGCGATTGACGAGCTCCTGGCGCACCGCCTGCTCGAGTTGCGGCGTGTCCTGCTGACCTTGCTGGACGAGCTGCGCGATCATCGCGTCGGCGCGCGATTTCGGAATCGGCGTGCCGTTCACGACGGCGATGTTCTGGGCGAAAGCCGGAGCGGCTGCGAGAGCGGCCGCCGCGGCCCAGAGGCGGGGAGATTTCAGGATCATCGGGAAGTTCCTAATGAGACGGACTTAGTGAGAACGGGAAGGCTCGGGATATTCTTCTGGCGTATATGCAACGATCGCAAGCGCGTGAATGCCGCGCTGCATCGCATCGGCGAGCGCATCATACACCAGCCGGTGCCGCGCGATGCGGCTCTTGCCGGCGAACGCCGCGGACACGATCGTGACCGTGTAGTGGCCGCCCGCGGCCGCGCCCGCATGGCCCGCGTGCTGCGCGCTGTCGTCGCGCACGTCGAGCGACGCGGGCGCGAGCGCGGCGACAAGCCGCGCCTCGATGAGCGCGATGCGCTCGTGCGGCGAGGCGTGCAGGAAGGTGTCGCTCATCGTCATTCTCCCTTCAGGTATTTCGCGAGCCAGAGGCTTTGCAGGATCACGAAGACGATGATCGCGCCCGTCGTGCCGAACAGCTTGAAGTTGACCCACTGCGATTCGGTGAAGTTGCGCACGACGTACAGGTTCGTCACGCCGAGCGCCGCGAAGAACGCGGCCCATGCGAGATTCAGCTTGTCCCAGACGGGCTCGGGCAGCGTCAGTTGCTTGCCCATCATCTTCTCGATCAGGTTCTTGCCGAACGCGTAGCGCGCGGCGACGAGGCCGACCGCGAACAGCCAGTAGAGGACGGTCGGCTTCCACTGGATGAACTTTTCGTCATGCAGCACGAGCGTCGCGCCGCCGAACACGACGATCACGCCGAGGCTCACCCACAGCATCGTGTCGACCTTGCGGTGGCGGAACGCGACCCACGCCACTTGCGCGAGCGTTGCGGCAATCGCGACGGCGGTGGCCGTGAAGATGCCCCATAGCTTGAAGGCGGCGAAGAACAGAATGATCGGGAACAGATCGAACAGGAATTTCATGGTGCTCGCGGCTGCGTGGCGGGCGTCGGGCCCGCCACCGTTGTAGGGACGCCCCGTCGCGGCGCGCGGGCCGGCCGGCTCTTCGGCCGGCGCGAGCTCACTTCCACTCGGGTTTAGCCTCGAAGTTTAACGCAGCCGAGTTGATGCAGTACCGCAATCCGGTTTTGTCGCGCGGGCCGTCCTCGAACACGTGGCCGAGATGCGCGCCGCACTGGTTGCAGCGCACTTCGACGCGCGTCATGCCGTGCGTGTAGTCCATCTTCTCGTCGATCACCTCGGCGTCGATCGGCTTGAAGTAGCTGGGCCAGCCGCAGCCCGAATGGTATTTCGCGCCCGACTCGAAGAGCGCGGTGCCGCACACGACGCAGTGATAGATCCCCGCATCCTCGGTGTCCGTGTACTCGCCGGTGAACGGCCGCTCGGTCGCCGCGTGCTGCGTGACCTCGTACTGCATCGGCGTGAGCCGGCGGCGCAGCTCGGCATCGTCCTTCGGGTACGGATAGCGCTTGTCGTCTCGATCTCCTGACATCCTCGATTCTCCTGATGATTCATGCGGAACGTGCGCCGTGCATCGCGCGGCGCGCCGGCCGCGGCGTCACGACGAGCAGCTCACTTCGAGCGTGCTCGCCCAGTCGGGCGGCAGCGCCGCGTACGCGTCGTGCTCCGGCTGCTCGTCGAACGGGCGCCGCAGCACGGCCGCGAGACGCTCGACTTCTGAAAAGTCCTTCTCCTTCGCGCGGCGGATTGCCGTTTCCGCGAGGTGGTTGCGCAGCACGTATTTCGGGTTCGCGCGGTTCATCGCGGCCGCGCGTGCCGCGTCGTCGCGCGCTTCTTCCGACAGGCGCGCGCGGTAGAGGTTCGCCCAGCGGTCGAATGCGTCGCGATCGACGAAGAGATCGCGCACGGGCGCGTCGCCGCGCGCGTCGTGCTTCGACACGCGCGCGAGATGGCGGAACGTCAGCGTGAAATCGGCGCGGCTCGCATCCATGATTTCGAGCAACTGGTTCGCGAGCGCCGCGTCGCCTTCGCGTTCGAGCTCGAGGCCGAGCTTCGCGCGCATCGCGCGCTCGAGCGCGGGGCCGAACTGCTCGGCAAAGCGCCCGAGCACCGCGTGCGCGTCCTCGACCGCGCGCTCGGCGCGCGCGTCTTCGCTCGGCGCGTCGCGATGCAGACCGATGAGCGGCAGCAGCGCCTGTGCGAGGCAGAAGCAGTTCCAGTGCGCGATGCGCGGCTGCATCCGGTAC
Above is a window of Burkholderia thailandensis E264 DNA encoding:
- the msrB gene encoding peptide-methionine (R)-S-oxide reductase MsrB encodes the protein MSGDRDDKRYPYPKDDAELRRRLTPMQYEVTQHAATERPFTGEYTDTEDAGIYHCVVCGTALFESGAKYHSGCGWPSYFKPIDAEVIDEKMDYTHGMTRVEVRCNQCGAHLGHVFEDGPRDKTGLRYCINSAALNFEAKPEWK
- a CDS encoding septation protein A, producing MKFLFDLFPIILFFAAFKLWGIFTATAVAIAATLAQVAWVAFRHRKVDTMLWVSLGVIVVFGGATLVLHDEKFIQWKPTVLYWLFAVGLVAARYAFGKNLIEKMMGKQLTLPEPVWDKLNLAWAAFFAALGVTNLYVVRNFTESQWVNFKLFGTTGAIIVFVILQSLWLAKYLKGE
- a CDS encoding peptidylprolyl isomerase: MILKSPRLWAAAAALAAAPAFAQNIAVVNGTPIPKSRADAMIAQLVQQGQQDTPQLEQAVRQELVNREILMQEAIKRGIPNRPDVKAQIVVAQQTAVLRALIEDFLKKNQPSDTELKARYDDLVKNAGGREYHLHHILVDNEQQAKDLIAKIKGGAKFEDLAKQYSKDPGSAKNGGDLDWSDPKAYVPEFAAAAQHLQKGQMTDTPVKTQFGWHIIRVDDIRNITPPPFEQVKQQIAQQMVQQKLQAFEEGLRQQAKIQ
- the purL gene encoding phosphoribosylformylglycinamidine synthase, giving the protein MAHFSCFPGASALSDFRQTRLLDALKQIDGDIVAVRGQYLHFVNAHEPLTADDEARIGALMHYGAPFEPAAEKGATETFVVLPRFGTVSPWASKATDIAQHCGLARVRRIERGIEFTVTLKAGILGVGAKKALAADARAAVAAALHDRMTESVVASRDDARHLFDELPAKPLATVDVLAHGRTALERANVELGLALADDEIDYLVDAFVKLERNPTDVELMMFAQANSEHCRHKIFNAQWTIDGQAQDMSLFAMIRNTEKMSPQGTIVAYSDNSSIMMGAQAERWFPRGANAGGEPGERYGRHTELTHTLMKVETHNHPTAISPFPGAATGAGGEIRDEGATGRGARPKAGLTGFTVSNLDLPGAREPWENARDAAQPLAARDANEPHAPYGRPDRIASPLSIMIDGPLGGAAFNNEFGRPNLGGYFRVYEQNVGGQVRGYHKPIMIAGGIGNISDAHTHKHDVPAGSLLIQIGGPGMRIGMGGGAASSMATGANTAELDFDSVQRGNPEIERRAQEVINGCWQLGEQNPILSIHDVGAGGLSNAFPEIVDGAGKGARFELRKVALEESGLSPREIWSNEAQERYVLAIAPADLPRFEAICARERCPFSVVGVATDERRLQLVDDEAAGAAEYPVDMPMEVLLGKPPRMHRDVKRVAVERAGVDVTGLSLADIARDVLKHPTVASKSFLITIGDRTVGGTSVRDQMVGPWQVPVADCAVTALDYAGFAGEAMTMAERTPLAVIDAPASGRMAVGEAITNIAAAPIASLDKLKLSANWMAACGTEGEDAKLFDTVKAIGMELCPALGIGIPVGKDSLSMKTKWDENGVAKEVVSPVSLIISAFAPVEDVRRHLTPQLRRVADVGASVLIAIDLGRGKHRLGGSILAQVTQQVGDDTPDVDDPEDLKRFFAAIQSLNARNLLLAYHDRSDGGLWATVCEMAFAGHAGVSLNVDMLTLDPQHESDYGDAKDWAKQTSGRREDRTIRALFSEELGAVVQVRAADRDAVLGALREQGLSACSHVIGAVNETDVIEVYRDAKKIYEAPRVELQRAWSEVSWRIARLRDNPACADAEYDALLDAGDPGLAPVLTFDPAEDIAAPFIATGARPRVAILREQGVNSHLETAYAFDRAGFDAHDVHMSDLLAGRATLADFAGAVACGGFSYGDVLGAGEGWAKTIRFNDKLADMFAAFFARPDTFALGICNGCQMMSSLASMIPGADAWPKFTRNKSEQFEARFSLVEVQGSPSIFFAGMEGSRIPVAVAHGEGYADFSQQGDQSRVAVAMRYVDHRGEATERYPFNPNGSPAGITSVTTADGRFTVLMPHMERVHRTVTMSWHPEGWGEASPWLRVFRNARRWIG
- a CDS encoding BolA family protein, giving the protein MSDTFLHASPHERIALIEARLVAALAPASLDVRDDSAQHAGHAGAAAGGHYTVTIVSAAFAGKSRIARHRLVYDALADAMQRGIHALAIVAYTPEEYPEPSRSH